One stretch of Siphonobacter curvatus DNA includes these proteins:
- the rplT gene encoding 50S ribosomal protein L20 has product MPRSVNHVASRARRKKVLKLAKGYYGRRKNVWTVAKNAVERGLNYAYRDRKQKKRNFRALWIARINAGARQHGLSYSQFIGKLHNSGVELNRKVLADLAMNHPDAFKAVVDHVK; this is encoded by the coding sequence ATGCCACGTAGTGTCAATCACGTAGCGTCTCGGGCCCGTCGCAAAAAGGTGCTCAAACTGGCCAAAGGTTATTATGGCCGTCGTAAAAACGTTTGGACGGTAGCTAAAAATGCCGTTGAACGTGGTTTAAATTATGCTTACCGCGATCGTAAGCAGAAAAAACGGAATTTCCGTGCTCTTTGGATTGCTCGTATCAACGCCGGTGCTCGTCAGCACGGTTTGAGCTACTCACAATTCATTGGCAAACTGCATAATTCAGGCGTTGAACTGAACCGTAAAGTATTGGCTGACCTGGCAATGAACCATCCTGATGCGTTCAAGGCTGTGGTTGACCACGTGAAATGA
- the rpmI gene encoding 50S ribosomal protein L35, producing the protein MPKQKSNSGSKKRFKLTGTGQIKRKHAFHSHILTKKSNKRKANLVKSTLVHESDHARVIALLAK; encoded by the coding sequence ATGCCTAAGCAAAAATCAAACTCGGGCTCCAAAAAGCGTTTTAAGCTGACTGGAACCGGACAAATCAAGCGGAAGCACGCCTTCCACAGCCACATCCTGACGAAGAAGTCTAACAAACGTAAGGCTAACCTCGTTAAGAGCACGCTGGTACATGAGTCAGATCACGCTCGCGTAATCGCTCTGCTTGCCAAGTAG
- the infC gene encoding translation initiation factor IF-3, which produces MALRPGGMNRRPPVRKEEPYRINQLIRGVQQVRLVGENVDQGIVDIRQALEMAQQQALDLVEISPNADPPVCRIVDYSKFKYEQKKKQKELKSKQIKVVIKEIRFSPTTDDHDYDFKLKHATNFLKEGSKVKAYVQFSGREIVFKDQGFNLLKRFMSDLEEHGKLESEARLEGRRMNIIIAPKVKK; this is translated from the coding sequence ATGGCATTACGCCCCGGCGGTATGAACCGCAGACCTCCTGTAAGGAAAGAAGAACCCTACCGCATTAATCAATTGATTCGCGGAGTACAGCAAGTACGCTTGGTTGGCGAAAACGTGGACCAGGGGATTGTTGATATTCGTCAGGCTCTGGAGATGGCTCAGCAACAGGCTCTGGATTTAGTGGAGATTTCTCCTAATGCAGATCCCCCAGTATGTCGTATCGTTGATTATTCGAAGTTCAAATACGAACAGAAGAAAAAACAGAAGGAGCTGAAATCCAAGCAAATTAAAGTGGTAATTAAAGAGATCCGCTTTAGTCCTACGACGGATGATCATGATTACGACTTTAAATTAAAACACGCGACAAACTTCCTGAAAGAAGGTTCGAAAGTGAAAGCTTACGTACAATTCTCCGGACGGGAAATCGTATTTAAAGATCAGGGTTTCAATCTTTTGAAACGATTCATGTCGGATCTGGAAGAACACGGAAAACTGGAATCAGAAGCTCGTCTGGAAGGTCGCCGGATGAACATCATCATCGCTCCAAAAGTGAAAAAATAA
- the thrS gene encoding threonine--tRNA ligase: MENQIQITLPDGSIRTFPKGVSGLDIARSISEGLARNVLAAEVNGEVWDASRAIENDSTVKLLTWNDTDGKATFWHSSAHLLAEALEALYPGVKFGIGPAIETGFYYDVDLGDQKFSQEDFKKVEDKMLELARQKEVYARTPMSKADAIAYFEEKGDEYKLDLLKDLEDGKITFYSQGNFTDLCRGPHIPDTGFIKAAKILNVAGAYWRGNENNKMLTRIYGVTFPKQKELDEYLHMLEEAKKRDHRKLGKELELFTFSERVGQGLPLWLPKGAALRERLENFLRRAQVRAGYLPVVTPHIGSKQLYVTSGHYEKYGKDSFQPIHTPDEDEEFLLKPMNCPHHCEIYRSKPRSYRDLPVRFAEFGTVYRYEQSGELHGLTRVRGFTQDDAHIFCRPDQVEEEFMKVIDLVQYVFKALGFNEYSAQISLRDQEDRSKYIGSEENWDRAEQAIISSAAAKGLNTVIEYGEAAFYGPKLDFMVKDALGRKWQLGTIQVDYNLPERFDLEYTGADNKKYRPVMIHRAPFGSLERFVAILIESTAGNFPLWLSPEQLAVLPISEKYTDYANEIFLMLQEDDLRGYVDHRDEKIGKKIRDAEVSKTPFMLIVGEKEQAEGTVSVRKKGEGDLGSMPIGQFIALAKEEINKNLLKF, from the coding sequence ATGGAAAATCAAATCCAGATTACCCTGCCGGACGGAAGCATCCGTACGTTTCCGAAGGGCGTCTCCGGCCTGGACATTGCCCGTAGCATCAGCGAAGGCCTTGCCCGTAATGTATTAGCCGCCGAAGTAAACGGCGAAGTATGGGACGCTAGTCGTGCCATCGAAAACGATTCAACCGTCAAACTGCTGACCTGGAACGACACGGACGGAAAAGCAACCTTCTGGCACTCGTCGGCTCACTTGCTGGCGGAAGCTCTGGAAGCCTTATATCCCGGCGTGAAATTCGGGATTGGTCCAGCCATTGAAACCGGTTTCTACTACGACGTTGATCTGGGCGATCAGAAGTTCTCGCAGGAAGATTTCAAGAAAGTAGAAGACAAGATGCTCGAACTGGCCCGGCAAAAAGAAGTGTATGCCCGTACACCGATGTCGAAAGCCGATGCCATTGCCTATTTTGAAGAAAAAGGCGACGAGTACAAACTGGATCTGCTGAAGGACCTTGAAGATGGAAAGATTACCTTCTATTCGCAGGGAAATTTCACCGATCTGTGCCGGGGCCCGCACATTCCGGATACCGGTTTTATTAAAGCTGCCAAGATTCTTAACGTAGCCGGAGCCTACTGGCGGGGCAACGAAAACAATAAAATGCTCACCCGCATTTACGGGGTGACCTTCCCCAAGCAGAAAGAGCTGGATGAATACCTCCACATGCTCGAAGAAGCCAAGAAGCGGGATCACCGGAAGCTGGGTAAGGAGCTGGAGTTATTTACCTTCTCCGAGCGGGTAGGGCAGGGCTTGCCCCTGTGGTTGCCGAAAGGTGCAGCCCTTCGCGAGCGGCTGGAAAATTTCCTTCGCCGGGCTCAGGTTCGGGCGGGATATTTACCGGTCGTAACGCCGCACATTGGTTCCAAGCAACTCTACGTGACTTCCGGTCACTACGAAAAATACGGTAAGGATTCCTTCCAGCCCATCCATACCCCGGATGAAGACGAGGAGTTCCTGCTGAAACCGATGAACTGCCCGCACCACTGCGAAATCTATCGGTCGAAGCCCCGCAGTTATCGGGATCTGCCTGTACGTTTTGCGGAATTCGGTACGGTCTATCGCTACGAGCAGTCGGGTGAGTTGCACGGACTGACCCGCGTACGTGGCTTTACGCAGGACGATGCTCACATTTTCTGCCGTCCCGATCAGGTCGAGGAAGAGTTTATGAAAGTAATTGATCTGGTTCAGTACGTGTTCAAAGCTCTGGGCTTTAACGAATACAGTGCTCAGATTTCATTACGGGATCAGGAAGACCGGTCCAAGTACATCGGTTCGGAAGAAAACTGGGATCGGGCCGAACAGGCCATCATCAGCTCCGCCGCAGCGAAAGGACTGAATACGGTCATTGAATACGGTGAAGCGGCCTTCTACGGTCCCAAGCTAGATTTCATGGTGAAAGATGCCCTGGGCCGGAAGTGGCAGTTGGGTACCATTCAGGTAGATTATAACCTGCCCGAACGTTTTGATCTCGAATACACCGGAGCGGATAATAAAAAGTACCGCCCCGTGATGATCCACCGGGCACCTTTTGGTTCGCTCGAGCGTTTTGTAGCTATTCTGATTGAAAGTACGGCTGGAAACTTCCCGCTGTGGCTGTCACCGGAGCAATTGGCTGTATTGCCGATTTCGGAGAAATACACCGATTACGCCAACGAAATTTTCCTGATGCTTCAGGAAGATGATCTGCGGGGATACGTAGATCACCGGGATGAAAAAATTGGCAAAAAAATCCGTGATGCGGAGGTTTCAAAAACGCCCTTTATGCTCATTGTAGGTGAGAAAGAGCAGGCAGAAGGAACCGTTTCTGTCCGTAAAAAAGGCGAAGGTGACTTAGGCAGTATGCCAATCGGTCAGTTTATTGCCTTGGCTAAGGAGGAAATCAATAAAAATTTGCTTAAATTTTAA
- a CDS encoding tetratricopeptide repeat protein, with product MIRSVLVFVFLGLLGGMMACSSEEQAGGRIPPLPNMNEGFSTPKALDLLTRVIHQYPDAPDNYQKRAEIYLQRSELDAALEDINRAIELKRNTGRYYVTKAKILRQRRQIDEALYAAQRAEILNERTPELFVLLADLYQQKYQLGKARQYLARTLQINPYHGEAYFYRGMIAAKLGDTTSALVLLLRSRTLMPGFLDAYQQLSRIYYQKKEYPKALAFAQEGLHFYPNDADLHYRRGLTFLQTSQVDSSYTEFMKAIKTEPNNPGANLYVASLLFNVEKAAAALKHLQVVEKVNPNYPGLNFLMAQCLELVGNDDKAMDYYLAEAQQNPGNRKAVGGYWRTRRKQLSNYPELRQDERYRPALTVPDKTGTVAADSI from the coding sequence ATGATTCGTTCGGTTCTGGTTTTTGTGTTTCTAGGTTTACTTGGGGGAATGATGGCCTGTTCTTCGGAAGAGCAGGCGGGCGGACGTATTCCGCCGCTGCCGAATATGAACGAAGGCTTTTCTACGCCCAAAGCTCTGGATTTGCTGACCCGTGTTATTCATCAGTACCCGGATGCTCCAGACAACTACCAGAAACGGGCGGAAATTTACCTCCAGCGTTCGGAGCTGGATGCCGCCCTGGAAGACATCAACCGGGCCATCGAACTCAAACGAAATACGGGTCGTTATTACGTTACCAAAGCGAAGATTTTGCGGCAACGCCGGCAGATTGATGAGGCTCTGTACGCGGCTCAACGGGCCGAAATTCTTAATGAACGTACCCCCGAACTTTTCGTCCTGCTGGCTGATCTGTACCAGCAAAAGTATCAGTTGGGAAAAGCCCGTCAGTACTTGGCCCGTACGCTGCAAATCAACCCTTACCACGGCGAAGCGTATTTCTATCGTGGCATGATCGCCGCGAAATTAGGAGATACCACCTCAGCCCTGGTATTGCTTCTGCGAAGCCGTACGCTTATGCCCGGTTTTCTGGATGCGTATCAGCAACTATCTCGGATTTATTACCAGAAAAAGGAGTATCCCAAAGCTTTGGCATTTGCTCAGGAAGGGCTCCATTTTTATCCGAACGATGCCGATTTGCATTACCGTCGGGGGCTGACGTTCCTGCAGACTTCGCAAGTGGACAGTTCGTACACCGAGTTTATGAAAGCCATTAAAACGGAGCCGAATAATCCGGGGGCAAACTTATACGTAGCGTCTCTTTTGTTCAACGTTGAAAAAGCGGCCGCCGCCCTTAAGCACCTGCAGGTAGTCGAGAAGGTTAATCCTAATTACCCCGGATTGAACTTTCTGATGGCTCAATGTCTTGAATTAGTAGGCAACGACGACAAAGCCATGGATTATTACCTAGCCGAAGCCCAGCAGAATCCGGGTAACCGAAAGGCGGTAGGCGGGTACTGGCGGACGCGACGAAAACAGCTCAGCAATTACCCGGAGCTGCGGCAGGACGAACGCTACCGACCAGCCCTGACTGTACCCGACAAAACGGGAACCGTCGCCGCCGATTCCATTTAG
- a CDS encoding M14 metallopeptidase family protein: protein MKKVSLFFLLTLFAYQALAQKTPKEFLGYEPGTIRCTPHYRVLDYFEYLAQQFPKQVKLQQYGTTYENRPLMVAIIASEENFPQLETIRNNHLKSIGLLEGSASGKSVPVSWMSYNIHGNENVSSEAAMIVAYNLLKGDNTAVLKNTVVIIDPCVNPDGYDRYVNGYNQRLGNVANAYAGAWEHSEPWPGGRMNHYMFDLNRDWAWMVQKESQARNTIYQQWMPHVFADFHEQGINSPYFFTPPAKPIHQDVTAWQREFQTIIGDYNRKTFDKNGWLYFTRENFDLFYPSYGDTYPTFNGAIGMTFEQAGNGRAGLAIQKEDGDTLTLHERISHHVAASKATMEALSANADKAASEFIKFFTNAKNNPTGTYKSYVIKTKGSEGNARAFTAYLKRMGFQYGYADKSANFSGAYSFADDKSASASVEAGDIVISTAQPRSTFLKILMEPKTTLEDSVTYDITSWALPYAYGLKAFALKEKVPFTTTAPAATTPAAITTKPYAYLLRWKSQEDAHLLAHLFRKNVRARVATKAFEVEGQKYDIGTVILTRGENARLGDAFDTILQQEAKEMPGSLIPVATGYVTNGPDLGSNYVAQMKAPKVAILTGEGTSPYAVGEVWHYFDQQLHYPATMIHTNDFASAKLADFDVLILANGNYGRVLNESGLTKLKSWVQAGGKLIALEGAVGSLAGKDGFEITKKEEKDEKGKAANDLKVFGNRERESVSTDTPGAIYKFNLDTTHPLAYGLTNPYHGLVLSTSEYGFLKNGWNVGYLQKNPAVAGFVGFEAKKKLENTLMFGTQDLGRGQVVYLVNNPLFRGFWHQGKLVFANAVFMVN, encoded by the coding sequence ATGAAAAAAGTTTCCCTTTTCTTTCTCCTAACCCTCTTTGCGTACCAAGCTCTGGCTCAGAAGACTCCCAAAGAATTTTTAGGCTATGAACCTGGTACCATTCGCTGTACCCCCCACTACCGGGTTCTGGATTATTTTGAGTACCTGGCTCAGCAATTTCCCAAGCAGGTTAAACTTCAGCAGTACGGCACCACGTATGAAAACCGTCCTTTGATGGTGGCCATCATCGCGTCTGAAGAAAATTTCCCCCAACTTGAAACCATCCGTAACAATCACCTCAAGTCGATTGGCTTACTGGAAGGTTCCGCTTCCGGAAAATCGGTACCGGTTTCCTGGATGAGTTATAACATTCATGGCAACGAAAACGTATCGTCGGAAGCCGCCATGATCGTGGCGTATAACTTATTGAAAGGCGATAATACGGCCGTTCTCAAAAACACGGTTGTGATCATCGATCCCTGCGTGAACCCCGATGGCTACGATCGCTACGTAAACGGGTACAACCAGCGTTTGGGTAACGTTGCCAATGCCTACGCCGGTGCCTGGGAGCACTCGGAGCCTTGGCCGGGCGGACGGATGAACCACTACATGTTTGATCTGAACCGCGACTGGGCCTGGATGGTACAGAAAGAAAGTCAGGCTCGCAATACGATTTATCAGCAATGGATGCCGCACGTATTCGCCGATTTCCACGAGCAGGGTATCAACTCTCCCTACTTCTTTACACCACCAGCCAAACCCATACACCAGGACGTTACCGCCTGGCAACGGGAATTTCAGACCATCATCGGTGATTACAACCGGAAAACCTTTGATAAAAACGGCTGGCTGTACTTTACCCGCGAGAACTTTGACCTGTTCTACCCTAGCTACGGCGATACGTACCCGACTTTCAACGGGGCCATTGGTATGACCTTCGAACAGGCCGGAAACGGCCGGGCGGGTCTGGCTATTCAAAAGGAAGACGGTGATACGCTGACGCTTCACGAACGCATCAGCCACCACGTAGCGGCCAGCAAGGCGACGATGGAAGCTCTTTCAGCCAATGCGGATAAAGCGGCGTCGGAGTTTATTAAGTTCTTTACTAATGCCAAAAATAACCCAACTGGAACGTACAAGTCTTACGTCATCAAAACCAAAGGCAGCGAAGGAAACGCCCGGGCATTCACAGCGTACCTTAAACGCATGGGTTTCCAGTACGGTTACGCGGACAAGTCTGCCAACTTCTCGGGAGCCTACAGTTTTGCGGATGACAAATCAGCCTCTGCTTCCGTGGAAGCCGGTGATATTGTGATTAGTACCGCTCAGCCCCGTTCGACCTTCCTGAAAATTCTGATGGAGCCGAAAACGACGCTGGAAGATTCTGTTACCTACGATATCACGTCCTGGGCACTTCCCTACGCCTACGGTCTGAAAGCGTTTGCTCTGAAAGAAAAAGTGCCGTTTACAACCACCGCTCCGGCAGCTACTACGCCAGCGGCCATTACGACGAAACCCTACGCGTATCTGCTTCGCTGGAAATCGCAGGAAGATGCTCATTTGCTGGCTCATTTGTTCCGGAAAAACGTTCGGGCCCGGGTAGCTACGAAGGCGTTTGAGGTAGAAGGTCAGAAATACGACATCGGTACGGTCATTCTGACGCGGGGTGAAAACGCCAGACTGGGTGACGCGTTTGATACGATTTTACAACAGGAAGCCAAAGAAATGCCGGGCAGCCTGATTCCCGTGGCTACGGGTTACGTAACGAACGGTCCGGATTTGGGCTCGAATTACGTAGCACAGATGAAGGCTCCTAAAGTAGCGATTCTGACGGGCGAAGGCACCTCTCCCTACGCCGTAGGCGAAGTTTGGCATTACTTTGATCAGCAGCTGCACTACCCCGCTACGATGATTCACACGAACGATTTTGCGAGTGCCAAGCTGGCTGATTTCGACGTACTGATTCTGGCGAATGGTAATTACGGACGGGTGCTCAACGAATCCGGTCTGACCAAGTTGAAAAGCTGGGTACAGGCGGGTGGTAAACTGATTGCTCTGGAAGGTGCCGTTGGATCACTGGCGGGCAAGGATGGTTTCGAAATCACGAAAAAAGAGGAAAAGGACGAGAAAGGAAAAGCGGCCAACGACCTGAAAGTATTCGGTAACCGCGAACGCGAATCCGTATCGACTGACACGCCGGGAGCGATTTACAAATTCAACCTTGACACCACGCACCCGCTGGCGTATGGGTTGACGAATCCTTACCACGGGCTGGTACTTTCGACGAGTGAATATGGATTCCTGAAGAACGGCTGGAATGTAGGGTATTTGCAGAAAAACCCGGCCGTTGCTGGTTTCGTAGGCTTTGAAGCGAAAAAGAAACTGGAAAATACGCTGATGTTCGGTACGCAGGATTTAGGTCGTGGTCAGGTGGTTTACCTGGTCAACAATCCCCTTTTCCGTGGGTTCTGGCATCAGGGTAAGCTAGTATTTGCGAACGCCGTATTCATGGTGAACTAA
- a CDS encoding autorepressor SdpR family transcription factor, which yields MNTLFKALNDPTRRQILELLQEKDLTAGEIAEHFDMTKPSISHHLDLLKQADLVVSLKKGQHIIYSLNMTVLDEVLAWIMHLRTPKP from the coding sequence ATGAACACTTTATTTAAGGCTCTGAATGATCCGACACGGCGACAAATCCTGGAATTACTTCAGGAGAAAGATTTGACGGCGGGTGAGATTGCGGAGCATTTTGACATGACCAAGCCCAGCATTTCTCACCACCTGGATTTACTAAAACAAGCTGATTTGGTGGTTTCCCTAAAGAAAGGGCAACACATCATTTATTCGCTCAACATGACCGTGCTGGACGAAGTACTTGCCTGGATCATGCACTTACGTACACCCAAACCCTAA
- a CDS encoding SdpI family protein: MKASRTLLAIVISLLPLLYLNFIFPELPDRVPIHFDAQGRADNYASKSGFYGFQFGLAALSIGVFLLIKNGHATKTNATPHTQETFEQVGLGSTVFLAAINFIIIQAALATDGQKLIDYVLLAIPFLFLFLGNYFIRLKPNYFIGIRTTYTLNNEEIWRKTHRLAGRLLVAASLMSILPMLYVSFTGKLGIIFGLVAVGFIYPMYYSYQLARK, from the coding sequence ATGAAAGCTTCCCGTACTTTACTTGCCATCGTTATTTCCCTGTTACCCCTGCTGTATCTAAACTTCATCTTTCCTGAACTGCCAGACCGCGTACCGATTCATTTCGACGCTCAGGGCCGGGCGGATAACTATGCGTCCAAATCCGGCTTTTACGGCTTTCAGTTTGGTTTGGCAGCCCTTTCCATTGGTGTTTTTCTGTTGATTAAGAACGGGCATGCTACCAAAACCAATGCTACGCCACATACTCAGGAAACCTTCGAACAAGTAGGTCTGGGATCGACGGTCTTTCTGGCCGCTATCAACTTCATTATCATTCAGGCGGCTTTGGCTACAGACGGACAAAAGCTGATTGACTACGTCTTACTAGCCATTCCTTTTCTCTTTCTGTTTCTGGGAAATTATTTCATTCGGTTGAAACCCAATTATTTCATTGGCATTCGGACAACGTATACGCTGAACAACGAAGAAATCTGGCGAAAAACGCACCGTCTGGCGGGCCGGTTACTGGTGGCTGCCAGTTTGATGAGCATTCTGCCGATGCTATACGTCAGCTTTACGGGGAAACTTGGTATCATTTTCGGTTTGGTCGCCGTAGGTTTCATCTATCCCATGTACTATTCCTATCAGTTGGCCCGTAAATAA
- a CDS encoding alpha/beta hydrolase family protein, which translates to MKSLTVLLLGLSTLAFAQEPKPFHEEEVGYWNTKDSVQLKGTLTLPSQGKNFPAVILITGSGPQDRDETILGHKPFKAIAEYLGSRGYAVLRYDDRGGGKMNKTFINATIDNFIKDAEASLDYLKTRKEINPRKIGMLGHSEGGSIAPGVAAQRKDVAFVILMAAPGRSMVEVMRQQNRDLFYTAKIDSAVVETYVTEYFDKVFPAFATQQDTAQLSGLIRERIGFLRTQLSPNQLFVFGIPPKEDMYVKQVVANYNGEWFRRFITFDPVPSLQKMTVPTLALNGTKDVQVNADMNLQGIENALQKAGNKRYKIVRLEGLNHLMLPAKTGLPQEYAAIKGDIDPTFLEAVYEWLQKEVR; encoded by the coding sequence ATGAAGTCACTTACTGTCCTCCTGCTCGGCCTGAGTACACTTGCCTTTGCCCAGGAACCCAAACCTTTTCACGAAGAAGAAGTAGGCTACTGGAACACCAAAGATTCCGTGCAGTTAAAAGGTACATTGACGCTGCCGAGTCAGGGCAAAAATTTTCCGGCTGTGATTCTTATCACGGGCTCGGGACCTCAGGATCGGGACGAAACCATTCTGGGTCATAAACCTTTTAAAGCCATTGCCGAATACCTGGGCAGTCGCGGGTATGCCGTCCTGCGATACGACGATCGTGGCGGAGGAAAAATGAATAAAACCTTCATCAACGCTACGATTGATAACTTTATCAAGGATGCCGAAGCGAGTCTGGATTACCTGAAAACCCGAAAAGAAATCAATCCCCGAAAAATTGGCATGCTCGGCCACAGCGAAGGTGGCAGTATAGCTCCGGGCGTGGCCGCTCAGCGAAAAGACGTTGCATTTGTCATCCTGATGGCCGCACCGGGTCGATCGATGGTGGAGGTCATGCGGCAGCAAAATCGCGATTTGTTCTATACGGCAAAGATCGACTCAGCAGTCGTTGAAACCTACGTTACGGAATACTTCGACAAGGTCTTTCCTGCTTTTGCTACGCAACAGGATACAGCCCAACTAAGTGGGTTGATCCGGGAACGCATTGGTTTTCTACGTACCCAACTGTCGCCCAATCAGTTGTTCGTTTTTGGTATTCCTCCCAAAGAAGATATGTACGTCAAACAGGTGGTTGCTAATTATAACGGGGAATGGTTTCGTCGCTTCATTACCTTCGACCCCGTTCCTTCCCTGCAAAAAATGACGGTACCGACGCTCGCGTTGAATGGTACCAAAGACGTCCAGGTGAACGCCGACATGAACCTTCAGGGGATTGAAAATGCATTACAAAAAGCCGGAAATAAACGGTACAAAATCGTACGTCTGGAAGGATTGAACCACCTGATGTTACCCGCCAAAACGGGTTTACCTCAGGAATACGCCGCCATCAAAGGTGACATTGATCCAACGTTCCTGGAAGCTGTCTACGAATGGTTACAGAAAGAGGTCAGGTAA
- a CDS encoding heavy metal-binding domain-containing protein: MIQKRFNRTLGLRVLGFGILAWTVTSCFMPSVPISRDRKYDLDVYWENQEKPDRPFQVIDQVSIHEEMPLTDAQRTTKGPMTQRGNDARQKDRLTQMLVKKAEDMGANAVIDVKYQYYTSTTSNGYIMEGTAVLYRGN, encoded by the coding sequence ATGATTCAGAAACGATTTAATCGAACCCTCGGCCTACGTGTACTGGGCTTTGGGATACTGGCCTGGACGGTAACGTCGTGTTTTATGCCTTCGGTACCCATTTCGCGTGACCGGAAGTATGACCTGGATGTGTACTGGGAAAACCAGGAAAAACCGGATCGTCCTTTTCAAGTGATTGATCAGGTGAGTATCCACGAAGAAATGCCTTTGACGGATGCTCAGCGGACGACTAAAGGTCCCATGACACAACGCGGTAATGACGCCCGGCAAAAAGACCGGCTGACTCAGATGCTCGTGAAAAAAGCCGAAGATATGGGTGCCAATGCCGTCATTGACGTGAAGTATCAGTACTATACCTCAACGACTTCCAACGGTTACATCATGGAAGGAACGGCGGTGCTGTATCGCGGAAATTAG